TATTCATTGGTCCATTCAGGTGTAGCCGTATAACGACCGCTAGTTTGAGGTAATTCCATAGAGAAACCATTGTCTGGTGAGATGAAAAGCTGCTTGTTATTATGCTCAACATGTGGATATACTTTAAAATGTTTTGGCCATGCAGTCTTTGCATCTTCATTGCGAGCAATCATAATTGAACCATCAATACTTGCTTTTTTCCCTACAAGAACACTTGTACAAGCGGAAAAGCTTTTTTCTTTAAATGCCAAATTAATTCCTCTTTCTTTTTCTAAATTATTTCGTTAAAATAATTCTAGCATAGCATGACTTTTTAGTGTAAAAAAAAGTTACTATGACGTAAATTAAATTAATTTTGAAGTGGGGAAATCAGCAGTGATTTTAAATAAAATTCCGGATAAAATAAAGAGAATTGCAGTTATTTTTTGTTCATCAGTTCTTTTGGCATGTGCTTTGAATCTATTTTTGATACCAGGTAATATCTTTGGGGCAGGTCTTAATGGAATTGCACAATTAATTTCTTCTTTATTAGTAAAAATTACAGGAATTAACATCGAAACTGGATATTTTATCTTCTTGCTTAATGTTCCAGTTGGAATATTAGGATGGTTAAAAGTTGGTAAAAGCTTCACATATTACAGTGTGTTGACAGTCTTATTAACTACAGTTTTATCAATTATCATTCCTGTTGTACATCTGACTCCGGATCCTTTGATGGGAGCTTTATTCGGAGGTGTTATCACAGGTGCTGGAGTAGGGTATGCGTTGAAGTACGGTTTCTCGACTGGAGGAATGGATATTGTTGCAGTTGTACTGAATAAGACAACAGGGAAGTCTATTGGTAGCTTGATGATGGTAATCAATATGATGATTATTTTGACAGCTGGTATTTATTTTAGTTGGCAGAGTGCGCTATATACAATTATTTCAAATTATGCAATGACACGAGTAGTTGATGGGATTCATACATCACACCAAAAACTTACGGCCTTTGTTGTCACTAAGCACGCAGATATAATTTTGCCTAAAATCAAAAACTCTTTAATTCGTGGTGTGACAGTCTTACCATCAAGTGGCGGCTATTCGGATAGTAAAAGTCAAACTTTAATGACAGTCTTAACCCGTTATGAACTCTATAGGTTCAAACAAATCATCGCTCAAGCCGATCCAGTAGCATTTGTAAATTTTGTTAATACAGCTGATGTCACCGGAAACTTTGCAGATGAAAAACAGCAAGCAGAAATCAAGAATAAACTGGGTAATTAATAGAAGAATGAGAGAATCTTTTTTAAATAACTTTTTTTTGGAATTTTAATTGCTTTCTAATATTATTTCTGCTTTAATATAACTATCATTAATATTTTGTTGAGAAGAGGGAAATAGATGCCGATTGTACATATTGATTTGATTGAAGGTCGTACACAAGATCAACTTAAACACCTCGTGGAAGATGTTACCAAAGCTGTAAGCAAAAACACTGGAGCACCAGCTGAACATGTCCACGTTATTCTTAGTGAGATGCAAAAAAACCGTTATAGTGTAGGCGGAATTCTCAAGAGTGATGAATAATTAGGCGTGTCTGAAAGGCTGGGGTGGTATTCCCGGCTTTTTTATTTAATTATAATTTTTTTGAAAAGAGAGGATGTTTGAAGTTGACAAGTTTATCGGATGAAGTAACAACAAATGAAGCAGGACATTTAACAATCGGTGGGGTTGATACTTTGAAACTGGTATCTAAATATGGCTCACCATTGATAGCATATGATGTCTCGAAAATAAAAAGTCAGATAAGTCACTTCAAACAGGCTTTTATTGACGCAGATGTTCCTTATCGAGTAACTTACGCAAGTAAGGCTTTTTCCGCAGTTGCAATGTATCAACTGGTTGCGGGTGAAGGATTGGGATGCGACGTGGTTTCAGGTGGCGAGCTCGTGGCTGCATTAAAAGGTGGCATGCCCGCTAAAAGAATTGAATTTCATGGAAATAATAAATTGCCAATTGAACTTGAGATGGCTGTTGACGCTCAAATTGGATGTATCGTAGTTGATAACTTCCAAGAAATTGCATATTTAGATAAGATTCTAAAAGAAAAAGATACAACCATTTCTGTAGTCGTACGTGTTGCACCTGGGATTGAAGCAGAGACACATAAGTATATCTCAACTGGACAAGAAAACTCGAAATTTGGTTTTGATGTACACAGTGGTCAGGCAAAGAAAGCATTGAAAGAATTGCTTGATAATCCTAGGATGAATGTTCTGGGCGTACATTGTCATATTGGTTCACAAATATTTGCTGCTAGAGGTTTTGTAATGGCAGTAGATAAGATGGTCTCTTTGTTGCAACAATGGCATGAAGAGTTTGGTTTCTCTGCTAAATTATTGAATCTTGGAGGTGGATTTGGCGCTCGTTATGTTGACAGTGATGCGCCTTCACCCGCTGAAGATTTTGTTAAGCAAATTATTGCAGAGGTAAAGGAGAAAATAGCTGCGGCAAACCTTGAATTTCCAGAAATTTGGATAGAGCCAGGACGTTCACTTGTAGCCGAAGCAGGTTCAACTTTATATACAGTTGGTTCACGTAAAGACGTAGAAGGAGTTTGCCATTTTGTAGCAGTTGATGGAGGAATGGGCGATAATATCAGGCCAGCACTTTATCAGGCAAAGTATGATGCTATTCTAGCTAACAAACCGCATGCATTAAAAGAACAAATTGTGACTGTAGTAGGAAAGTACTGTGAATCAGGTGATATTTTGGTGAAGGATGCTTTGTTGCCGATTACTCATCCAGGGGATATCTTGGCAGTTCCTTCAACAGGTGCATATGGATATACAATGGCAAGTAATTATAATCGAAATCCTAGACCAGCAGTTGTTTTTTGTGAAGATGGGCAGGATAAGTTGATTATTCGAAGAGAAACATATGACGACCTTTTGAGTTATGATTTAGGCCTTTAATTATGCCGAGCATTAATAAATCTCATTAATAAGCCTAGCGATTAAAAGGGGGCTAAGTCAGAATGAACTTTTGACTTAGTCTCCTTTTATTTTATAAGTCAAATTATCTCTTTCTGACTTCAAATTTTTTATTAATCACTGCTCTTTTTAGTGAAAATGCTTTCGTTTATTGTTTTACATAAAGCATAACGAAATGTGACAGTATATTTACATTAGTATTGTAAACTTCAGATTGAAGGGGATGAAGTAATGAATTATAGTGCTAAGAAAAAATTATTTTCAGTTTCAGCAATTGTTTGTGTGGTGTTACTGCTTATTGCAAGTTTTAGCGATTTAGCAATCAGCAATGCAGTTATAAATTATAATAGTATTTTTGGGACAATTTTTCAGACCTTAGGTG
Above is a window of Liquorilactobacillus hordei DSM 19519 DNA encoding:
- a CDS encoding YitT family protein is translated as MILNKIPDKIKRIAVIFCSSVLLACALNLFLIPGNIFGAGLNGIAQLISSLLVKITGINIETGYFIFLLNVPVGILGWLKVGKSFTYYSVLTVLLTTVLSIIIPVVHLTPDPLMGALFGGVITGAGVGYALKYGFSTGGMDIVAVVLNKTTGKSIGSLMMVINMMIILTAGIYFSWQSALYTIISNYAMTRVVDGIHTSHQKLTAFVVTKHADIILPKIKNSLIRGVTVLPSSGGYSDSKSQTLMTVLTRYELYRFKQIIAQADPVAFVNFVNTADVTGNFADEKQQAEIKNKLGN
- a CDS encoding 2-hydroxymuconate tautomerase, translated to MPIVHIDLIEGRTQDQLKHLVEDVTKAVSKNTGAPAEHVHVILSEMQKNRYSVGGILKSDE
- the lysA gene encoding diaminopimelate decarboxylase, with product MTSLSDEVTTNEAGHLTIGGVDTLKLVSKYGSPLIAYDVSKIKSQISHFKQAFIDADVPYRVTYASKAFSAVAMYQLVAGEGLGCDVVSGGELVAALKGGMPAKRIEFHGNNKLPIELEMAVDAQIGCIVVDNFQEIAYLDKILKEKDTTISVVVRVAPGIEAETHKYISTGQENSKFGFDVHSGQAKKALKELLDNPRMNVLGVHCHIGSQIFAARGFVMAVDKMVSLLQQWHEEFGFSAKLLNLGGGFGARYVDSDAPSPAEDFVKQIIAEVKEKIAAANLEFPEIWIEPGRSLVAEAGSTLYTVGSRKDVEGVCHFVAVDGGMGDNIRPALYQAKYDAILANKPHALKEQIVTVVGKYCESGDILVKDALLPITHPGDILAVPSTGAYGYTMASNYNRNPRPAVVFCEDGQDKLIIRRETYDDLLSYDLGL